One window of the Betaproteobacteria bacterium genome contains the following:
- a CDS encoding amidohydrolase family protein, whose protein sequence is MYLKTPPHSPVRRRLITALAGTVAVGAAGWAAARPLLINPCRAALPPDLAASPWLAQAWAAIDPTQVWDCHVHVAGTGDGGSGIEIGPQLSSWLYPVQYAQRLFYMNAGCAHDAPGRVDASYAARLQNLVEGMPAGFKVLLFAFERPYDEAGRPLAEHMAFHVPDAYARQLAAAYPAGFEWVASLHPYRPDALEALQAAIAGGARAVKWLPAAMGMDPASPRCDAFYRVLAETRLPLIVHCGEEKAVKGGDTQHLGNPLLLRRALDAGVTVVVAHCASIGEDIDLDAGSAGPRRESFDLFARLMAEPRARGLLHGDISALVLRNRSTERIKAILQRTDWHGRLLNGSDYPLPGVLPIISPAALARAGLLPVEAVGDLEAVREHNPLLFDFALKRLLAWEGKSFPAAVFETRRVFQA, encoded by the coding sequence ATGTACCTCAAGACCCCACCCCATTCGCCTGTCCGCCGCCGCCTCATCACGGCCCTGGCCGGAACGGTCGCTGTCGGCGCTGCCGGCTGGGCCGCCGCCCGGCCCCTTTTGATCAACCCCTGCCGCGCCGCCCTGCCGCCGGATTTGGCCGCCAGCCCCTGGCTCGCCCAGGCCTGGGCGGCAATCGACCCGACCCAGGTGTGGGACTGCCACGTCCATGTGGCCGGTACCGGCGACGGCGGCAGCGGCATCGAAATCGGCCCCCAGCTTTCCTCCTGGCTCTATCCGGTGCAGTACGCCCAGCGCCTCTTCTACATGAACGCCGGCTGCGCCCACGACGCCCCGGGCCGGGTGGATGCCAGCTACGCCGCCCGCCTGCAAAACCTGGTGGAGGGCATGCCCGCCGGCTTCAAGGTGCTGCTCTTCGCCTTCGAGCGCCCCTACGACGAAGCTGGCCGCCCCCTGGCGGAGCACATGGCCTTCCACGTGCCGGACGCCTACGCCCGTCAACTGGCCGCCGCCTATCCGGCCGGCTTCGAATGGGTCGCCTCCCTCCATCCCTACCGGCCGGACGCCTTGGAAGCCCTTCAGGCGGCCATCGCCGGCGGTGCCCGGGCGGTCAAGTGGCTGCCCGCGGCCATGGGCATGGACCCCGCCTCGCCCCGGTGCGACGCCTTCTATCGTGTGCTGGCGGAGACCCGGCTGCCCCTCATCGTCCATTGCGGCGAAGAAAAGGCGGTCAAGGGCGGCGACACCCAGCACCTGGGTAACCCCCTCCTGCTGCGCCGCGCCCTCGATGCCGGCGTCACCGTGGTGGTAGCCCACTGCGCCAGCATCGGCGAGGACATCGATCTCGACGCCGGCAGCGCCGGCCCCCGCCGCGAGAGCTTCGACCTCTTCGCCCGCCTGATGGCCGAACCCCGCGCCCGAGGGCTTCTCCACGGCGACATCTCGGCCCTCGTCCTGCGCAACCGCTCCACCGAACGCATCAAGGCCATCCTGCAAAGGACCGACTGGCACGGGCGACTGCTCAACGGCTCGGACTATCCGCTGCCTGGCGTCCTGCCCATCATCTCGCCCGCCGCCCTGGCTCGGGCCGGGCTGCTGCCGGTGGAAGCCGTGGGGGATCTGGAAGCGGTGCGCGAACACAACCCCCTGCTCTTCGACTTCGCCTTGAAGCGCCTGCTGGCCTGGGAAGGAAAATCCTTCCCGGCGGCGGTGTTCGAGACGCGGCGGGTGTTCCAGGCTTGA
- a CDS encoding MFS transporter gives MSSQFQLLKERRFRPFFFTQFLGAFNDNVFKTALITLVTFRAGQLTDLDGKTLATLLPGLFILPFFLFSATSGQIADKYEKSAVARAVKVFEIGIMLLAAWGFLNNSLPPLVGALFLMGVHSTLFGPVKYSYLPQHLKEEELVGGNGMIEMGTFVAILVGEILGAWLATSSFGPGLMSAVVVGVAVAGYWVSRGIPLSPAADPGLKINWNPVTETWNNLRFAHGNRTVWLSLLGISWFWFYGATVLAQFPSYAKEVLHGDESVFILLLAVFSFGIGLGSLLCEKLSGHKVEIGLVPFGAIGLTVFGVELYFATPGGAAPAQAWAWGSFLMQPAHWRILLDLVLLGLFGGFYIVPLYALIQTRSEKSHQSRVIAANNILNALFMVVSAGVSMGLFALGLSIPQLFLATALFNAVVAIYIYSLVPEFLLRFIVWILVHSIYRLDCRGVDERIPEKGGALIVCNHVSFVDALVIAAACRRPIRFVTDHHVFRLPILNFVFRHSRAIPIAAAKEDPAMKARALEAAAQALADGELVGIFPEGRVSEDGEIHEFRPGMSAILAGSSVPVVPLALRGLWGSYFSRVDGRAMKTPFRRGLFSRIALVAGAPVPAAEATPAALHARVTELRGDSR, from the coding sequence ATGAGCAGCCAGTTCCAGCTCCTCAAGGAGCGTCGCTTCCGCCCCTTCTTCTTTACCCAGTTCCTGGGGGCCTTCAACGACAACGTCTTCAAGACGGCCCTCATCACCCTGGTGACCTTCCGCGCCGGGCAACTCACCGACCTCGACGGCAAGACCCTGGCGACCCTGCTGCCCGGGCTCTTCATCCTGCCCTTCTTTCTCTTTTCCGCCACCAGCGGCCAGATCGCCGACAAGTATGAGAAATCCGCCGTGGCGCGGGCGGTCAAGGTCTTCGAAATCGGCATCATGTTGCTCGCCGCCTGGGGCTTCCTCAACAACAGCCTGCCGCCCCTGGTGGGGGCGCTCTTCCTGATGGGGGTCCATTCGACCCTCTTCGGGCCGGTCAAATATTCCTACCTGCCGCAGCATTTGAAGGAGGAGGAACTGGTGGGCGGCAACGGCATGATCGAGATGGGTACCTTTGTCGCCATTCTGGTGGGGGAGATCCTGGGCGCCTGGCTGGCGACGTCGTCCTTCGGACCCGGCCTCATGTCGGCCGTGGTGGTCGGTGTGGCGGTAGCCGGCTACTGGGTGAGCCGGGGAATTCCCCTGTCCCCCGCCGCCGATCCCGGCCTGAAGATCAACTGGAATCCCGTCACCGAAACCTGGAACAACCTGCGTTTCGCCCACGGCAACCGGACGGTGTGGCTCTCGCTCCTGGGCATTTCGTGGTTCTGGTTCTACGGCGCCACCGTGCTGGCCCAGTTTCCCAGCTACGCCAAGGAGGTGCTGCACGGCGACGAGAGCGTCTTCATTCTTCTTCTGGCCGTGTTCTCCTTCGGAATCGGCCTGGGGTCGCTGCTGTGCGAAAAGCTCTCCGGTCACAAGGTGGAAATCGGCCTGGTGCCCTTTGGCGCCATCGGCCTCACCGTTTTCGGTGTCGAGTTGTACTTCGCCACTCCGGGGGGCGCGGCGCCCGCCCAGGCCTGGGCCTGGGGGAGTTTCCTCATGCAGCCGGCCCATTGGCGTATCCTGCTTGACCTGGTGCTGCTCGGCCTCTTCGGCGGCTTCTACATCGTTCCCCTCTACGCCCTGATCCAGACCCGCAGCGAAAAAAGCCATCAATCCCGGGTCATCGCCGCCAACAACATCCTGAACGCCCTGTTCATGGTGGTTTCGGCCGGGGTGTCCATGGGGCTGTTCGCCCTTGGCCTGAGCATTCCGCAGCTTTTCCTGGCCACCGCCCTGTTCAATGCGGTGGTGGCGATCTACATCTACTCCCTGGTGCCGGAATTCCTCCTGCGCTTCATCGTCTGGATCCTGGTCCACTCCATCTACCGCCTGGACTGCCGGGGGGTGGACGAGCGCATCCCGGAGAAGGGCGGCGCCCTCATCGTGTGCAATCACGTCAGCTTCGTCGATGCCCTGGTGATCGCTGCGGCGTGCCGCCGGCCCATTCGTTTCGTCACGGACCACCATGTTTTCCGGTTGCCCATCCTCAATTTCGTCTTCCGCCACAGCCGTGCCATTCCCATCGCCGCGGCCAAGGAAGACCCGGCCATGAAGGCGCGGGCCCTCGAAGCCGCCGCCCAGGCCCTGGCGGACGGCGAACTGGTGGGCATCTTCCCCGAGGGGCGGGTGAGCGAGGACGGCGAGATTCACGAGTTCCGGCCCGGCATGAGCGCGATCCTGGCGGGCAGTTCCGTCCCGGTGGTGCCCCTGGCCCTGCGCGGTTTATGGGGGAGCTACTTCTCCCGGGTCGATGGACGGGCCATGAAGACCCCCTTCCGCCGCGGACTGTTCTCCCGCATTGCCCTGGTGGCGGGGGCGCCGGTACCGGCGGCCGAGGCAACGCCAGCCGCCTTGCACGCCCGGGTCACCGAGTTGCGCGGGGATTCACGCTAG
- a CDS encoding DUF2339 domain-containing protein — translation MIIGLLLGAPFGGETAVGGALIGLVAGILAGVLRRPAGETALPVATEERLKLLEDQVAWLHRESAALRAELAALGGGPERAPTPAASEAAFLPEAPVVFIDETPTQPGYDVPPAAPWAEAALGPPPQSAAGDGDLSRAGETRAAPVEVSAASTLWQRLMAGNPLAKIGVVLLFFGVASALRLAVDHGFLPVPLRLLLGAVAGTAMIAFGWHKVRQGGHFAFGIALQGGGFAILYLIAYFMLARYGLLGPTPSFALFALLGVACVLLAVAQDGVVLAVFGLAGAFAAPVLASSGSGDPVGLFGYFALLNAFIVGVSWFKAWRLLNVTGFFFTLGVGVAWALQHYHAGHHDVCQAFLVFFWALYAATPVLMALFRAPGWAGWSDATLVFGTPLVGFALQSQLAADRYELAWAAFAAALAYGALWGLLFRRGEEESRLLERCQLGLAIAFATLAVPLAFGVQVTAAFWALEGVAVLWFGVAQGRRLAMATGALLQAAAGAYFLYGLERMATALPVINDVCLGAVLLAGAGFASARLLRRFAEGPAAGALLWAFAWWCFAGGFELDRLTTQTLGLPLLLAYVAGTLAALEVLGRGEGWRAARHLSLLLLPALWLAAAFALEHDHHFLPGLMVIVLPLAIGLHYWALARQEADDAALWPTLRHGGGFWLLMALVTVELAWLGDRLAPGVRLWLILAAAAGPALGLWAAVLGERRQLPPVAGHGFAYLGFGALLPAAFLAGWSVFANFDHTGGGAGLPYVPLLNPFDLVQIAVMGALFAWLRTLAEEPVVGMPVPRPAWVGALAFIWISCLAARIAHHWGGVPFTGHYLWHSTLLQALLTFLWTALAIAAMIAATRVRVRRLWQGGFALLAVVGAKLLLVDLANAGTLVWTASLIGVALLVLAAGYFAPAPPAAEKENAP, via the coding sequence ATGATCATCGGACTCCTGCTGGGGGCGCCTTTCGGAGGCGAGACCGCGGTGGGGGGAGCCCTGATCGGGCTGGTGGCCGGGATTCTCGCCGGAGTCCTGCGGCGCCCGGCCGGAGAAACCGCACTGCCGGTTGCCACGGAGGAACGCCTCAAGCTGCTGGAAGATCAGGTGGCCTGGCTGCACCGTGAATCGGCAGCCCTGCGGGCCGAACTGGCGGCCCTGGGCGGTGGGCCCGAGAGGGCGCCGACACCGGCAGCAAGCGAGGCGGCTTTTTTGCCAGAGGCGCCGGTGGTCTTCATCGACGAAACGCCGACCCAGCCCGGATACGATGTGCCTCCCGCAGCGCCGTGGGCCGAAGCCGCGCTTGGGCCCCCGCCGCAATCGGCGGCAGGCGATGGCGATCTTTCCCGGGCGGGGGAGACCCGGGCGGCGCCGGTGGAGGTGTCGGCAGCCTCCACCCTGTGGCAGCGCCTCATGGCCGGCAACCCCCTGGCCAAGATCGGCGTCGTGCTGCTCTTCTTCGGTGTCGCTTCCGCCCTGCGGCTGGCGGTGGACCATGGCTTCCTGCCGGTGCCCCTGCGCCTCCTGCTGGGGGCGGTGGCGGGGACGGCGATGATCGCTTTCGGCTGGCACAAGGTGCGCCAGGGAGGCCACTTCGCCTTCGGCATCGCCCTCCAGGGGGGCGGTTTCGCCATCCTCTACCTGATCGCCTATTTCATGCTGGCCCGCTACGGCCTGCTGGGGCCGACGCCGTCCTTCGCGCTGTTTGCCCTGCTGGGCGTGGCCTGCGTGCTGCTGGCGGTCGCCCAGGATGGCGTGGTGCTGGCGGTGTTCGGTCTGGCGGGCGCTTTTGCCGCGCCGGTGCTGGCCTCCAGCGGGAGCGGCGATCCGGTGGGGCTCTTCGGCTATTTCGCCCTGCTCAACGCCTTCATCGTCGGCGTCTCCTGGTTCAAGGCCTGGCGGCTGCTCAACGTCACCGGCTTCTTCTTCACGCTGGGGGTGGGCGTGGCCTGGGCGCTACAGCACTACCATGCCGGCCACCACGACGTGTGCCAGGCCTTCCTCGTCTTCTTCTGGGCGCTCTACGCCGCGACGCCGGTGCTCATGGCCCTCTTCCGGGCGCCGGGCTGGGCCGGCTGGAGCGACGCCACCCTGGTCTTCGGCACGCCCCTGGTGGGTTTCGCCCTGCAGTCGCAACTGGCGGCGGACCGCTACGAGCTCGCCTGGGCGGCCTTCGCCGCGGCGCTGGCCTACGGCGCCCTGTGGGGCCTGCTCTTCCGCCGGGGTGAGGAAGAGAGCCGCTTGCTGGAACGCTGCCAACTGGGTCTGGCCATCGCCTTCGCCACCCTGGCCGTGCCGTTGGCCTTCGGCGTGCAGGTGACGGCCGCCTTCTGGGCCCTGGAGGGCGTCGCCGTGCTGTGGTTCGGCGTGGCGCAAGGCCGGCGGCTGGCCATGGCCACCGGCGCCCTCTTGCAAGCCGCGGCGGGCGCCTATTTCCTCTATGGGCTGGAGCGCATGGCGACGGCACTGCCCGTCATCAACGACGTCTGCCTCGGGGCCGTGCTGCTGGCCGGGGCCGGCTTTGCCAGCGCCCGCCTGCTGCGCCGCTTCGCCGAGGGGCCGGCAGCGGGGGCGCTGCTGTGGGCCTTCGCCTGGTGGTGCTTCGCCGGCGGCTTCGAGCTCGACCGCCTGACCACCCAGACCCTGGGCCTGCCGCTGCTGCTGGCGTACGTGGCCGGCACCCTGGCGGCGCTGGAAGTCCTCGGGCGGGGCGAGGGCTGGCGGGCGGCCCGCCACCTGTCGCTGCTGCTCCTGCCCGCCCTGTGGCTGGCGGCGGCCTTCGCCCTGGAGCACGATCACCACTTCCTCCCCGGCCTCATGGTCATCGTCCTGCCCCTTGCCATCGGCCTCCACTACTGGGCTCTCGCGCGGCAGGAGGCGGACGATGCGGCGCTTTGGCCCACGCTGCGCCATGGGGGCGGCTTCTGGCTGCTCATGGCCCTGGTGACGGTGGAACTCGCCTGGCTGGGCGACCGGTTGGCGCCCGGGGTGCGGCTGTGGCTGATCCTGGCCGCGGCAGCGGGCCCCGCTCTGGGCCTGTGGGCGGCAGTGCTCGGGGAGCGCCGGCAATTGCCGCCGGTGGCCGGCCACGGCTTCGCCTACCTGGGCTTTGGGGCGCTCCTGCCGGCGGCCTTTCTGGCCGGCTGGTCGGTCTTCGCCAACTTCGACCACACCGGGGGTGGAGCCGGGTTGCCCTATGTGCCTCTCCTCAATCCCTTCGACCTTGTACAGATTGCGGTCATGGGCGCACTCTTCGCGTGGCTACGGACCCTGGCCGAGGAACCCGTGGTCGGAATGCCGGTGCCGCGGCCAGCCTGGGTCGGCGCGCTTGCGTTCATCTGGATCAGTTGCCTCGCCGCCCGCATCGCCCACCACTGGGGTGGCGTTCCCTTCACCGGGCACTATCTGTGGCATTCCACCCTGTTGCAGGCCTTGCTGACCTTCCTGTGGACGGCGCTCGCCATCGCCGCCATGATCGCGGCCACCCGGGTCCGCGTACGCCGCCTGTGGCAGGGGGGCTTCGCCCTGCTGGCGGTGGTGGGGGCCAAGCTCCTGCTGGTCGATCTGGCCAATGCCGGCACCCTGGTGTGGACCGCTTCACTCATCGGCGTCGCCCTGCTGGTGCTGGCGGCCGGCTACTTTGCCCCGGCGCCGCCAGCGGCGGAGAAGGAGAATGCGCCATGA
- a CDS encoding ATP-binding protein, producing the protein MIERSLTASLCDVLAYSPAVALLGPRQSGKTTLALEIGGKIGRPSLYLDLESEQDRAKLAQPELYLADHQDKLVILDEVHRAPGLFPVLRGLIDRARRAGREAGLYLLLGSASLDLLKQSGETLAGRVAYLELTPFTLTETRHLPADAVWLRGGFPGSLLAASDARSLRWRQDFIRSYLERDVPQFGPRIAAETLRRFWGMLAHHQGGLLNIAQFARNLGVDAKTAASYLDLLVDLLLVRRLPPWHANLGKRLVKSPKVFVRDSGLVHALLAIPDKETLLGHPVVGASWEGFVVENLLAAAPEGVQGYFYRSTGGAEIDLLLAWPDGSLWAVEIKRSLTPKLERGFHSACADLKPARKLVVYPGAETFRLAEDVEAMNPLAAAHLLASR; encoded by the coding sequence ATGATTGAGCGCTCGTTGACCGCTTCGCTGTGCGATGTCCTGGCTTATTCCCCGGCCGTGGCCTTGCTTGGCCCGCGCCAGTCCGGAAAGACGACCCTGGCCCTGGAAATTGGCGGGAAGATCGGCAGACCAAGCCTTTATCTCGATCTGGAATCGGAGCAGGACCGGGCCAAGCTCGCCCAGCCCGAGCTCTATCTCGCGGATCACCAAGACAAGCTGGTCATTCTCGATGAAGTCCATCGTGCCCCCGGTCTATTTCCCGTTCTGCGCGGTCTGATCGACCGCGCCCGGCGGGCCGGCCGGGAGGCGGGGCTTTACCTCCTGCTCGGCTCCGCCTCGCTGGATTTGCTCAAACAGTCGGGGGAGACCCTGGCCGGCCGCGTCGCCTACCTGGAGCTGACCCCCTTTACGCTGACCGAAACGCGTCATCTGCCGGCGGATGCCGTCTGGCTCCGGGGCGGCTTCCCGGGCAGTCTGCTGGCCGCCAGCGATGCCCGCAGCCTGCGCTGGCGGCAGGACTTCATCCGCAGTTACCTGGAGCGCGACGTCCCCCAGTTCGGCCCCCGCATCGCCGCCGAAACCCTGCGCCGCTTCTGGGGTATGTTGGCCCATCATCAGGGCGGGCTGCTCAACATTGCCCAGTTCGCCCGCAACCTGGGGGTCGATGCCAAGACCGCCGCCAGCTACCTTGACCTTCTTGTCGACCTCCTGCTGGTCCGCCGTCTGCCGCCCTGGCACGCCAACCTGGGCAAGCGCCTGGTCAAGTCGCCCAAGGTCTTTGTCCGCGACAGCGGCCTGGTCCACGCCCTGCTGGCCATCCCCGACAAGGAAACCCTCCTTGGGCACCCGGTGGTGGGGGCAAGCTGGGAGGGTTTCGTGGTCGAGAACCTGCTGGCTGCGGCACCCGAGGGGGTGCAGGGCTATTTCTACCGCAGCACCGGCGGCGCCGAGATCGACCTGCTGCTCGCCTGGCCGGATGGCTCGCTGTGGGCAGTGGAGATCAAGCGCAGCCTCACCCCGAAGCTGGAACGGGGCTTCCACTCGGCCTGCGCCGACCTCAAGCCAGCGCGCAAGCTGGTGGTCTACCCCGGTGCGGAGACATTCCGCCTGGCCGAGGATGTGGAGGCGATGAACCCTTTGGCGGCTGCTCACCTGCTGGCGTCCCGCTGA
- a CDS encoding methyl-accepting chemotaxis protein — protein sequence MAMGRFGGLALMGNLSIGQKIILVCVIALGGMGLMLAQLVIGELRQVNQLSNEGHGAAYSRQLLKLVLAAQEHRALSTGVGTGGVGGGDRLAKPQEAVDASLGELKGFIAGHSVLSGEAATVDELVAGWDNVKKELTGFGAASSFTRQTEWLEKVMLHWQSAADATSLSLDQHADTSTLSSASIAVLPPLVEYMGRMRDQAIAFSSKEPEPEELTELAVTVRLAADRITALSAAQTRLARHAPDTAGRLDESIKGVGQRFEAARKVVQDRVLSRSVGMGAATEIGDTGTAAATAAAELADRIFTELEEALASHRQRAWGALVLNLGLALGAMALTGLVLWAIGGSLRASLRSISEGGQRMAQGDLSTSIPVRGNDEMGQIGQAFNRLGDALRSLIQSLQQGATEVSRATESMATVSQRVSDSSSRQSTSAQGVAGAVKGMSETIRGVADQAQQVRSQSDASLGGTRRGLDALNQMLNEIRQAREAVDEMAASTAAFVESAGGISAMTKEIRDVADQTNLLALNAAIEAARAGEHGRGFAVVADEVRKLAEKSGMVARDIDEVTRTLGERSEKAESVALEGRTAIEAAEEHLGRVKEALDEAAQAVNAAAAGMSGISDSVSQTNSMGREIAGEVDQIAHGAEESTASIRNMAHEARQLRELATKLAEGAARFRL from the coding sequence ATGGCTATGGGGCGGTTCGGTGGCTTGGCGCTGATGGGCAATTTGTCCATCGGGCAGAAGATCATTCTCGTATGCGTCATCGCCCTGGGGGGCATGGGGCTCATGCTGGCGCAACTGGTCATTGGCGAACTGCGCCAGGTCAATCAATTGTCCAACGAGGGACACGGGGCAGCCTATTCCCGCCAGTTGCTCAAGCTGGTGCTGGCGGCCCAGGAACACCGGGCTCTGTCCACCGGCGTGGGAACCGGCGGTGTCGGCGGCGGGGACCGCCTCGCCAAGCCCCAGGAGGCGGTGGATGCTTCCCTGGGCGAGCTGAAAGGCTTCATCGCGGGTCATTCCGTGCTTTCCGGAGAGGCGGCGACCGTCGATGAACTCGTCGCCGGCTGGGACAACGTCAAGAAGGAACTCACCGGCTTCGGCGCCGCCTCCAGCTTCACGCGGCAGACCGAGTGGCTGGAGAAGGTCATGCTCCATTGGCAGAGCGCCGCCGACGCAACTTCCCTCAGCCTCGATCAGCATGCCGACACCAGCACCCTGAGCTCGGCTTCCATCGCCGTCCTGCCGCCCCTGGTCGAATATATGGGACGCATGCGGGACCAGGCGATCGCCTTCAGCAGCAAGGAGCCGGAACCCGAGGAACTGACCGAGCTGGCCGTCACCGTACGTCTGGCGGCCGATCGGATCACCGCCCTCAGCGCGGCCCAGACCCGCCTCGCACGCCATGCCCCGGATACCGCAGGCCGCCTGGACGAATCCATCAAGGGCGTCGGGCAGCGCTTCGAGGCGGCGCGCAAGGTGGTGCAGGATCGCGTGCTATCCCGTAGCGTCGGCATGGGCGCGGCAACGGAGATCGGCGACACCGGCACTGCGGCTGCGACGGCCGCAGCCGAACTGGCCGACCGCATCTTCACCGAACTCGAAGAGGCTCTGGCCTCCCACCGCCAGCGGGCCTGGGGCGCTCTGGTGCTCAATCTGGGGCTCGCCCTCGGCGCCATGGCGCTTACCGGCCTGGTGCTGTGGGCCATCGGCGGTTCGCTGCGGGCCTCCTTGCGTTCGATCAGCGAAGGCGGCCAACGCATGGCCCAGGGTGACCTCAGCACCTCGATCCCGGTGCGGGGCAACGACGAAATGGGCCAGATCGGCCAAGCCTTCAACCGCCTGGGCGATGCCTTGCGCAGCCTGATTCAGAGCCTGCAGCAGGGGGCGACAGAGGTTTCCCGGGCCACCGAATCCATGGCCACGGTTTCCCAGCGGGTGAGCGATTCCTCCTCGCGCCAGAGCACTTCCGCCCAGGGGGTGGCTGGGGCGGTCAAGGGCATGTCGGAAACCATCCGCGGCGTCGCGGATCAGGCACAGCAGGTGCGCAGCCAGTCCGACGCCAGCCTGGGGGGGACGCGCCGGGGCCTGGACGCGCTGAATCAGATGCTGAACGAAATCCGCCAGGCCCGGGAGGCCGTGGACGAAATGGCGGCTAGCACAGCGGCCTTCGTCGAAAGCGCCGGCGGCATTTCAGCCATGACCAAGGAAATCCGCGACGTGGCCGACCAGACCAATTTGCTGGCGCTCAACGCCGCCATCGAGGCGGCCCGGGCCGGCGAGCACGGCCGGGGATTCGCCGTCGTTGCCGACGAGGTGCGCAAGCTGGCCGAAAAGTCCGGCATGGTGGCGCGGGACATCGACGAAGTCACCCGCACCCTGGGCGAACGCTCGGAAAAGGCCGAGTCCGTGGCTCTGGAGGGTCGCACGGCCATCGAAGCGGCCGAGGAGCATCTGGGGCGCGTCAAGGAGGCCCTGGACGAGGCCGCCCAGGCGGTCAATGCCGCCGCGGCGGGCATGAGCGGCATTTCCGATTCGGTGAGCCAGACCAATTCCATGGGGCGCGAAATCGCCGGAGAAGTCGATCAGATCGCCCACGGCGCCGAGGAAAGCACCGCCTCCATCCGCAACATGGCCCACGAAGCCCGCCAATTGCGCGAACTGGCCACCAAACTTGCCGAAGGGGCGGCGCGCTTCAGGCTTTGA
- a CDS encoding MFS transporter, producing the protein MSSSSPRGLAPVLLFAAGIVCVAMGIRHTFGLFLAPMSADHQWGREVFSFAMALQNLAWGAAQPFAGLLADRWGARRVLWGGGVLYALGLIGMAWAATATGLAASAGIVLGLAQSATAYSVVFSALGRLVPEARRSWAMGIVAAAGSFGQFLMVPVGAGLIAGLGWFGTLLVFAAGAFLILPLGSGLTRGLAPAAASAGQTAAQAIRQACGERSFVLLTAGYFVCGFQVVFIGVHLPTYLLDRGLSGNVGMTALALIGLFNIAGTYAVGVLGARYPKRYLLAAIYSLRSAVIAAFLLVPLSPLSVYLFAAAMGLLWLSTVPATNAIVAQIFGVRYLGMLSGAVFFSHQIGSFLGVWLGGRLFDATGSYDGVWMICIALGVVAALLNLPVDERSLEARRGAAV; encoded by the coding sequence ATGTCTTCCTCATCCCCCCGTGGCCTCGCGCCGGTCCTGCTCTTTGCCGCCGGCATCGTCTGCGTGGCCATGGGCATCCGCCATACCTTCGGTCTGTTCCTGGCGCCCATGAGCGCCGACCATCAGTGGGGACGGGAGGTCTTCTCCTTCGCCATGGCCCTGCAAAACCTGGCCTGGGGTGCCGCCCAGCCCTTCGCCGGTCTGCTGGCGGACCGCTGGGGGGCCCGGCGGGTGCTGTGGGGCGGCGGGGTGCTCTACGCGCTGGGCCTGATCGGTATGGCCTGGGCCGCCACTGCCACCGGCCTCGCCGCCAGCGCCGGGATCGTCCTCGGTCTGGCCCAGAGCGCCACCGCCTACAGCGTGGTGTTTTCCGCCCTGGGGCGTCTGGTGCCCGAGGCGCGGCGCAGTTGGGCCATGGGGATCGTGGCGGCGGCGGGTTCCTTCGGCCAGTTCCTCATGGTGCCGGTGGGCGCCGGACTCATCGCCGGCCTGGGATGGTTCGGCACCCTGCTGGTCTTTGCCGCCGGGGCCTTCCTCATCCTGCCCCTGGGCAGCGGGCTGACCCGGGGTCTGGCTCCGGCCGCGGCAAGTGCAGGCCAGACCGCCGCCCAGGCCATCCGCCAGGCCTGCGGCGAGCGCAGCTTCGTGCTGCTCACTGCCGGGTACTTCGTGTGCGGCTTTCAGGTCGTCTTCATCGGCGTCCATCTGCCTACCTACCTGCTCGACCGGGGGCTGTCGGGCAATGTCGGCATGACGGCCTTGGCGCTCATCGGCCTGTTCAATATCGCCGGCACCTACGCGGTCGGGGTGCTGGGGGCGCGCTACCCCAAACGTTACCTGCTGGCGGCCATCTACAGCCTGCGCAGCGCGGTCATCGCAGCCTTCCTCCTGGTGCCGCTGTCGCCGCTTTCGGTCTATCTCTTCGCGGCGGCCATGGGGCTCCTGTGGCTGTCCACGGTGCCGGCCACCAATGCCATCGTGGCCCAGATCTTCGGGGTGCGTTACCTGGGCATGCTGTCGGGGGCGGTGTTCTTCAGCCACCAGATCGGCAGCTTCCTGGGGGTGTGGCTGGGGGGGCGCCTGTTC